A single window of Longimicrobiales bacterium DNA harbors:
- a CDS encoding DUF4837 family protein, producing the protein MKSARLVLLVAAAAWALPSCNRTSPALGTATSIIVLATDSVWSAIGDSVMTALEPRIYTVRSERTFEVTQISPTDPDWQELREFRQVVAIGAADDAWVQPIFDRAGLQPGVSQPEVVTTRDVWARNQQAIAIAVPSADDGAAALPHLERVGAVIDSMFRIYVVQRMYTSGPDTALSRALRDTHGFALLLPNVYAPLERTGNVLLFQNNTTVGGDLARSVLVGWQDGTVTPTAEAALAWRDSISAQQYNPPQSTRRDSISASAVSMESGEGIEIQGAWEGTDPAWPMGGLFITRMVTCPQQNRTYLLDTWLYAPGPRRSKYEYMIQLQTIMSTFECA; encoded by the coding sequence ATGAAATCCGCGCGTCTCGTCCTGCTCGTGGCGGCCGCCGCGTGGGCGCTGCCCTCGTGTAACCGGACCAGCCCTGCGCTCGGCACGGCCACGAGCATCATCGTGCTCGCCACCGATTCCGTGTGGAGCGCGATCGGCGACAGCGTGATGACCGCTCTGGAGCCGCGCATCTACACGGTGCGCAGCGAGCGGACGTTCGAGGTCACTCAGATCTCTCCGACCGATCCGGACTGGCAGGAGCTGCGCGAGTTCCGCCAGGTCGTCGCCATTGGCGCCGCGGACGACGCCTGGGTCCAGCCCATCTTCGATCGTGCCGGCCTGCAGCCGGGCGTGTCGCAGCCGGAGGTCGTCACGACGCGCGACGTGTGGGCGCGCAACCAGCAGGCGATAGCGATCGCCGTGCCGTCCGCAGACGACGGCGCTGCTGCACTGCCACACCTGGAGCGCGTCGGCGCGGTCATTGACAGCATGTTCCGCATATACGTCGTGCAGCGCATGTACACGAGCGGGCCGGACACGGCTCTCAGCCGTGCGCTGCGCGACACGCACGGCTTCGCCCTGCTCCTGCCGAACGTGTATGCACCGCTCGAGCGCACGGGTAACGTCCTGCTGTTCCAGAACAACACGACGGTGGGCGGCGACCTGGCGCGCTCCGTCCTCGTCGGCTGGCAGGACGGCACCGTCACGCCCACCGCCGAGGCGGCACTCGCCTGGCGCGACAGCATCTCCGCGCAGCAGTACAACCCTCCGCAGAGCACGCGCCGAGACTCCATCAGCGCATCGGCGGTCAGCATGGAGTCGGGCGAGGGCATCGAGATTCAGGGCGCATGGGAGGGTACCGATCCGGCGTGGCCGATGGGCGGCCTCTTCATCACGCGCATGGTCACGTGCCCGCAGCAGAACCGCACATATCTGCTCGACACCTGGCTGTATGCCCCCGGGCCGCGCCGCTCGAAGTACGAGTACATGATCCAGTTGCAGACCATCATGAGCACGTTCGAGTGCGCATAA
- the otsB gene encoding trehalose-phosphatase translates to MAPNAMDRIDVLRSARQAAGSLLLGLDFDGTLAPIVQRPERAALLPAVRAPLDALSARRDTHIALVSGRSLEDLRSRTRLDRVYYAGNHGLEIDGPGVHRMHEEAAAARGTLEQLAGELERELGTIDGVIVEDKQLTLSVHFRMVEDETEAARVREVVRTCARGHTGIRLTDGKKVVEIRPDVDWHKGRAFRFLRDTLEERFGRGPAVFIGDDRTDEDAFRELGDTDCSIIVGDPPQHDSIAQACLRSPEEVAEFLHLLSHDSA, encoded by the coding sequence ATGGCGCCCAATGCAATGGACCGCATCGATGTGCTGCGCTCGGCACGGCAGGCAGCGGGCTCGCTGCTGCTCGGACTCGACTTCGATGGGACGCTCGCGCCCATCGTGCAGCGCCCCGAGCGTGCGGCGCTGCTGCCGGCGGTGCGCGCACCGCTCGATGCGCTCTCCGCTCGCCGCGACACACATATCGCGCTGGTCAGCGGGCGCTCGCTCGAGGACCTCCGCAGCCGCACGCGGCTCGACCGCGTCTACTACGCGGGCAATCACGGACTGGAGATCGACGGACCGGGCGTACATCGCATGCACGAAGAAGCTGCCGCGGCACGCGGCACGCTGGAACAGCTCGCCGGAGAGCTCGAAAGAGAGCTCGGTACCATCGACGGCGTGATCGTAGAGGACAAGCAGCTTACGCTCTCCGTGCACTTCCGCATGGTCGAGGATGAAACGGAAGCGGCGCGCGTGCGGGAGGTGGTTCGCACGTGCGCGCGTGGCCACACCGGTATCCGGCTCACCGACGGAAAGAAGGTGGTGGAGATCCGGCCGGACGTCGACTGGCACAAGGGGCGCGCGTTCCGCTTCCTGCGCGACACGCTGGAAGAACGGTTCGGTCGCGGCCCCGCCGTCTTCATCGGCGATGACCGGACGGACGAGGATGCGTTCCGCGAGCTGGGCGATACGGACTGCTCCATCATTGTCGGCGATCCGCCGCAGCACGACTCCATCGCGCAGGCCTGCCTGCGCTCCCCGGAGGAGGTCGCAGAGTTCCTGCACCTGCTTTCTCATGACAGCGCCTGA